In Hevea brasiliensis isolate MT/VB/25A 57/8 chromosome 13, ASM3005281v1, whole genome shotgun sequence, a single genomic region encodes these proteins:
- the LOC110657191 gene encoding G-type lectin S-receptor-like serine/threonine-protein kinase At1g11410 isoform X2 — protein sequence MKSCRNNMDSQKLFLQSFLLCLHFTSSSSLDTITINQTIEDGNFLISEGNNFVLGFFSPGYLGHRYLGIWYHKVREQTVVWVANRNNPINGSTGVLSIDRLGNLILYSNHNQEVVWSTNVSVEVTDACVAQLLDSGNLILVQDRSKRIVWQSFDWPTDTLLPGMKLGFNRKAGMFWFLTSWRSADDPGTGNFSLQVNAIGAPQFFLYSGTVYYWRSVLWPKNYADVWNYGFVNNQDEIYMKYTLADASVILRVVLDYSGIIKKLAWHEKVGKWKEFWTAPSSLCDTYGHCGAFGICYPDLIGRFECECLPGHEPKSPRDWNILRDASGGCVRKRLESSSVCGHGEGFVKLTNVKLPYTSTALWEEMNMSPMECEKECRRNCSCSAYASIEIAGEATGCLTWYGELMDTAGHMKEGYDINVRVDALELEIARESNGFLESKDMLDALIASAVSAWFVIILFAYLWLKKKRKGVRNHSNERLLDACYKDTLVTNQVEGSMSHPDIAFFNLRTILVATNNFCQANKVGEGGFGLVYKGQLSNGQEIAVKRLSKNSGQGVEEFKNEVMLIAKLQHKNLVKLLGCCIQGEEPMLVYEYLPNKSLDSFLFDETKKAILNWRKRFDIIVGIARGILYIHQDSRLSIVHRDLKTSNILLDAEMNPKISDFGLARIFKGDQIQEKTKRIVGTLDHYGEEE from the exons ATGAAGAGCTGTAGAAACAATATGGATTCTCAAAAGTTGTTTCTGCAATCTTTTCTTCTATGCCTTCATTTcacatcttcttcttccctagaCACCATTACCATAAACCAAACTATTGAAGATGGTAACTTTCTAATCTCTGAAGGAAATAATTTTGTTTTAGGATTTTTTAGTCCTGGATATTTGGGGCATAGATATCTTGGAATCTGGTACCACAAAGTCCGAGAGCAAACTGTGGTTTGGGTAGCAAATAGGAATAATCCGATCAATGGTTCCACAGGCGTTCTATCAATTGACCGGCTTGGAAATCTCATTCTGTATAGCAACCATAACCAGGAAGTAGTATGGTCAACAAATGTCTCTGTGGAAGTTACAGATGCTTGTGTAGCTCAGCTCTTGGATTCAGGAAATTTGATTTTGGTCCAAGATAGAAGTAAAAGAATTGTGTGGCAAAGCTTTGATTGGCCTACAGACACTCTGCTACCAGGAATGAAATTGGGGTTTAATCGAAAGGCAGGTATGTTCTGGTTCCTAACATCTTGGAGATCAGCAGATGACCCTGGAACTGGAAACTTCTCACTTCAGGTCAATGCAATAGGAGCACCACAATTCTTCCTTTACAGTGGTACAGTATATTATTGGCGAAGCGTTTTATGGCCCAAAAATTATGCAGATGTGTGGAACTACGGTTTTGTCAACAATCAGGATGAGATTTATATGAAGTACACTCTTGCAGATGCTTCTGTTATCCTAAGAGTAGTGTTGGACTATTCAGGAATTATCAAGAAACTAGCATGGCATGAAAAAGTTGGAAAATGGAAGGAATTCTGGACCGCACCTAGTTCTCTGTGTGATACATATGGACATTGTGGTGCCTTTGGAATATGTTATCCTGATTTAATTGGGAGATTTGAGTGTGAATGCTTACCAGGGCATGAACCCAAGTCCCCGAGGGATTGGAATATTCTAAGAGATGCATCAGGTGGATGTGTCAGGAAGCGGCTAGAGTCTTCCTCAGTATGTGGGCATGGAGAAGGATTTGTCAAACTGACAAATGTTAAACTACCTTATACTTCAACAGCACTTTGGGAGGAAATGAATATGAGTCCTATGGAATGTGAAAAAGAATGCAGGAGGAACTGTTCATGCTCTGCATATGCAAGCATAGAGATTGCTGGGGAAGCTACTGGTTGTTTGACATGGTATGGCGAATTAATGGACACTGCAGGTCATATGAAAGAGGGATATGATATCAATGTCCGTGTTGACGCACTTGAATTAG AGATTGCACGAGAATCAAATGGTTTTCTGGAAAGCAAGGATATGTTGGATGCTTTAATAGCATCTGCTGTTTCAGCCTGGTTTGTCATCATTTTATTTGCATATttgtggctgaagaagaagagaaaaggag TGAGGAACCACAGCAATGAAAGATTGCTTGATGCATGCTACAAGGATACCTTGGTGACAAATCAAGTTGAAGGTAGCATGAGTCATCCAGACATTGCATTTTTTAATCTCAGGACAATACTTGTTGCGACCAACAATTTTTGTCAGGCTAATAAGGTTGGAGAAGGTGGTTTTGGCTTGGTTTACAAG GGTCAACTCTCTAACGGACAAGAAATCGCAGTGAAACGGCTATCTAAAAATTCAGGTCAAGGAGTAGAAGAATTTAAAAATGAAGTTATGTTGATTGCAAAGCTTCAACACAAGAATCTAGTGAAGCTCCTAGGATGTTGCATTCAAGGAGAAGAACCAATGCTAGTTTATGAATACTTGCCAAACAAAAGCTTGGACTCTTTTCTTTTCG aTGAAACAAAAAAGGCAATCTTAAATTGGAGAAAACGCTTTGATATCATTGTTGGAATTGCGCGCGGGATCTTATACATTCACCAAGATTCCAGGCTAAGTATTGTTCATAGGGATTTAAAAACTAGTAACATTCTATTGGATGCAGAAATGAAtccaaaaatttcagattttggctTAGCTAGAATCTTCAAAGGTGACCAAattcaagaaaagactaaaagaaTAGTTGGAACATT AGATCATTACGGGGAAGAAGAATAA
- the LOC110657191 gene encoding G-type lectin S-receptor-like serine/threonine-protein kinase At1g11410 isoform X1, with the protein MKSCRNNMDSQKLFLQSFLLCLHFTSSSSLDTITINQTIEDGNFLISEGNNFVLGFFSPGYLGHRYLGIWYHKVREQTVVWVANRNNPINGSTGVLSIDRLGNLILYSNHNQEVVWSTNVSVEVTDACVAQLLDSGNLILVQDRSKRIVWQSFDWPTDTLLPGMKLGFNRKAGMFWFLTSWRSADDPGTGNFSLQVNAIGAPQFFLYSGTVYYWRSVLWPKNYADVWNYGFVNNQDEIYMKYTLADASVILRVVLDYSGIIKKLAWHEKVGKWKEFWTAPSSLCDTYGHCGAFGICYPDLIGRFECECLPGHEPKSPRDWNILRDASGGCVRKRLESSSVCGHGEGFVKLTNVKLPYTSTALWEEMNMSPMECEKECRRNCSCSAYASIEIAGEATGCLTWYGELMDTAGHMKEGYDINVRVDALELEIARESNGFLESKDMLDALIASAVSAWFVIILFAYLWLKKKRKGVRNHSNERLLDACYKDTLVTNQVEGSMSHPDIAFFNLRTILVATNNFCQANKVGEGGFGLVYKGQLSNGQEIAVKRLSKNSGQGVEEFKNEVMLIAKLQHKNLVKLLGCCIQGEEPMLVYEYLPNKSLDSFLFDETKKAILNWRKRFDIIVGIARGILYIHQDSRLSIVHRDLKTSNILLDAEMNPKISDFGLARIFKGDQIQEKTKRIVGTFGYMSPEYVVFGKFSAKSDVFSFGVILLEIITGKKNNSYCQEDSFRSMIGHIWHSWRENVALEIVDSSIRESCPSQEVLRCIQIGLLCVQEDVSDRPMMSTIVLMLNSEITLPSPKQPAFNFIKSCNSSSSLARIERFCSVDEETITEVVCR; encoded by the exons ATGAAGAGCTGTAGAAACAATATGGATTCTCAAAAGTTGTTTCTGCAATCTTTTCTTCTATGCCTTCATTTcacatcttcttcttccctagaCACCATTACCATAAACCAAACTATTGAAGATGGTAACTTTCTAATCTCTGAAGGAAATAATTTTGTTTTAGGATTTTTTAGTCCTGGATATTTGGGGCATAGATATCTTGGAATCTGGTACCACAAAGTCCGAGAGCAAACTGTGGTTTGGGTAGCAAATAGGAATAATCCGATCAATGGTTCCACAGGCGTTCTATCAATTGACCGGCTTGGAAATCTCATTCTGTATAGCAACCATAACCAGGAAGTAGTATGGTCAACAAATGTCTCTGTGGAAGTTACAGATGCTTGTGTAGCTCAGCTCTTGGATTCAGGAAATTTGATTTTGGTCCAAGATAGAAGTAAAAGAATTGTGTGGCAAAGCTTTGATTGGCCTACAGACACTCTGCTACCAGGAATGAAATTGGGGTTTAATCGAAAGGCAGGTATGTTCTGGTTCCTAACATCTTGGAGATCAGCAGATGACCCTGGAACTGGAAACTTCTCACTTCAGGTCAATGCAATAGGAGCACCACAATTCTTCCTTTACAGTGGTACAGTATATTATTGGCGAAGCGTTTTATGGCCCAAAAATTATGCAGATGTGTGGAACTACGGTTTTGTCAACAATCAGGATGAGATTTATATGAAGTACACTCTTGCAGATGCTTCTGTTATCCTAAGAGTAGTGTTGGACTATTCAGGAATTATCAAGAAACTAGCATGGCATGAAAAAGTTGGAAAATGGAAGGAATTCTGGACCGCACCTAGTTCTCTGTGTGATACATATGGACATTGTGGTGCCTTTGGAATATGTTATCCTGATTTAATTGGGAGATTTGAGTGTGAATGCTTACCAGGGCATGAACCCAAGTCCCCGAGGGATTGGAATATTCTAAGAGATGCATCAGGTGGATGTGTCAGGAAGCGGCTAGAGTCTTCCTCAGTATGTGGGCATGGAGAAGGATTTGTCAAACTGACAAATGTTAAACTACCTTATACTTCAACAGCACTTTGGGAGGAAATGAATATGAGTCCTATGGAATGTGAAAAAGAATGCAGGAGGAACTGTTCATGCTCTGCATATGCAAGCATAGAGATTGCTGGGGAAGCTACTGGTTGTTTGACATGGTATGGCGAATTAATGGACACTGCAGGTCATATGAAAGAGGGATATGATATCAATGTCCGTGTTGACGCACTTGAATTAG AGATTGCACGAGAATCAAATGGTTTTCTGGAAAGCAAGGATATGTTGGATGCTTTAATAGCATCTGCTGTTTCAGCCTGGTTTGTCATCATTTTATTTGCATATttgtggctgaagaagaagagaaaaggag TGAGGAACCACAGCAATGAAAGATTGCTTGATGCATGCTACAAGGATACCTTGGTGACAAATCAAGTTGAAGGTAGCATGAGTCATCCAGACATTGCATTTTTTAATCTCAGGACAATACTTGTTGCGACCAACAATTTTTGTCAGGCTAATAAGGTTGGAGAAGGTGGTTTTGGCTTGGTTTACAAG GGTCAACTCTCTAACGGACAAGAAATCGCAGTGAAACGGCTATCTAAAAATTCAGGTCAAGGAGTAGAAGAATTTAAAAATGAAGTTATGTTGATTGCAAAGCTTCAACACAAGAATCTAGTGAAGCTCCTAGGATGTTGCATTCAAGGAGAAGAACCAATGCTAGTTTATGAATACTTGCCAAACAAAAGCTTGGACTCTTTTCTTTTCG aTGAAACAAAAAAGGCAATCTTAAATTGGAGAAAACGCTTTGATATCATTGTTGGAATTGCGCGCGGGATCTTATACATTCACCAAGATTCCAGGCTAAGTATTGTTCATAGGGATTTAAAAACTAGTAACATTCTATTGGATGCAGAAATGAAtccaaaaatttcagattttggctTAGCTAGAATCTTCAAAGGTGACCAAattcaagaaaagactaaaagaaTAGTTGGAACATT TGGGTACATGTCACCAGAGTATGTAGTGTTTGGAAAGTTTTCAGCGAAATCTGATGTTTTTAGTTTTGGGGTCATATTATTAGAGATCATTACGGGGAAGAAGAATAATAGCTATTGCCAAGAGGATTCTTTCCGAAGCATGATAGGACAT ATATGGCATTCATGGAGAGAAAATGTAGCATTGGAGATAGTTGATTCATCTATAAGGGAGTCATGTCCTTCTCAAGAAGTGTTGAGATGCATTCAAATTGGGCTCTTGTGCGTGCAAGAAGATGTATCGGACAGACCAATGATGTCAACCATTGTTTTAATGTTGAATAGTGAAATTACTCTCCCTTCTCCGAAACAACCTGCATTCAACTTTATTAAGTCATGCAATAGTTCTAGCTCCTTAGCAAGAATAGAAAGATTTTGTTCAGTGGATGAGGAAACAATTACTGAAGTTGTATGTCGATAA